From Nicotiana tabacum cultivar K326 chromosome 15, ASM71507v2, whole genome shotgun sequence, the proteins below share one genomic window:
- the LOC142169865 gene encoding uncharacterized protein LOC142169865 has translation MTSPDIQKDIVNSCAKVTVKAIIEDLNGDFFGILFDDSKDVSHKEQMALVLPYINKECEFIKRFLSLVHVKTTTAHALQKIIYSLLLQHSLSSSLIRGQGYDGASNMQGGINGLKILILKDNPSAYCIHCFAHQLQLTLVVVAKKHHDTLRNFISLFLSIVHVLGVLANEGSNQEKALAKSLVEDIRSYEFVCISYLMLKILAIIYDLNMALQRKDQDIVSAMKLADFSKRQVQTMRESKWNSLIEDVSSFCDKSGIVIPKMDEKYGLGKSKRKNSTAYHHLYIDIFCAAIDLQLSELNSHFSEVNIDFLLGIASLSPDDSFTSYDKNKIMKLATYYPNEFTASKLEDLSYELDNYIDYVREMDNAS, from the exons ATGACTTCTCCTGATATTCAAAAAGATATTGTGAATTCTTGTGCAAAAGTAACGGTGAAAGCAATTATTGAAGACTTGAATGGGGATTTTTTTGGGATATTATTTGATGATTCTAAGGATGTCTCTCATAAAGAACAAATGGCTCTTGTTCTGCCCTATATCAACAAGGAATGTGAATTTATTAAGCGATTCCTTAGTCTTGTTCATGTTAAAACTACAACTGCACAtgcattacaaaaaataatatattctTTGCTTTTACAACATTCATTGAGTTCATCTCTAATACGGGGACAAGGGTATGATGGAGCTAGTAACATGCAAGGAGGAATCAATGGTCTTAAAATTTTGATTCTAAAAGATAATCCTTCGGCATATTGCATACATTGCTTTGCTCATCAATTGCAATTGACTCTTGTAGTTGTTGCAAAGAAACACCATGAT ACATTGCGTAACTTTATTTCTTTATTCTTATCAATTGTTCATGTACTTGGAGTTCTTGCAAATGAGGGTTCAAATCAGGAGAAAGCACTAGCAAAAAGTCTAGTGGAAGATATAAGATCTTATGAGTTTGTGTGTATATCATATTTGATGTTAAAAATATTAGCAATTATATATGATTTGAATATGGCTCTGCAAAGAAAAGATCAAGATATTGTTAGTGCTATGAAACTTGCTGATTTCTCAAAGAGGCAAGTGCAAACAATGAGGGAATCTAAATGGAATTCTTTGATAGAAGATGTCTCTTCGTTTTGTGATAAGAGTGGTATTGTGATCCCAAAAATGGATGAGAAGTATGGTCTTGGAAAGTCGAAGCGTAAAAACTCAACTGCTTATCATCATTTGTATATAGATATTTTTTGTGCTGCTATTGATTTGCAACTTTCGGAGCTTAACAGTCATTTTAGTGAAGTGAATATTGATTTTCTTCTTGGTATAGCTAGTTTGAGTcccgatgactcttttacaagtTATGATAAAAACAAGATTATGAAACTTGCTACATATTATCCAAATGAGTTCACTGCTTCTAAACTTGAAGATCTGAGTTATGAGCTTGACAACTATATTGACTATGTGCGAGAAATGGACAATGCATCATAA